A section of the Thunnus albacares chromosome 6, fThuAlb1.1, whole genome shotgun sequence genome encodes:
- the LOC122984421 gene encoding myosin-13-like isoform X1 — protein MEKTMKKTMRKSMEKSMKKPMEQPMIEGKKEEVVPVKILEWQVDRQLSLHEKDRKFWLNEVEAKSKRIDVLEAKVSALEKELATSNKDRDEFEEQLKITQKHVKALLKNATVTDEKNKHEEKRLNKSLAGLQKQLTVTRERYEKTIKDLTEQHEKREASMQAKFQKRQALYEDETNRKMQEDMEKHQSEVENLKDANNKCEREIKQLNQLLDVIDKRHEEAFQKQEDRQQKETETVKAKHFKDCIALKVKIMSLVEKIKELENREDLTRKLNAAHEAIQNSKYIIKKKNQEIERLISEKKEAQENFSSERDNNAVLQATLNDLQEKHDSLKTMLTYEQTMLKDTREDLNGARQKNRILNDQNQLLRYKVAAHEPQLEKTKFTTKDLQTYQLRFKEDLQACLPFLDKPKKLRNRVILLKRCYLDGDDRLPMDENTRLAYQHQIDCLKKKLASTLEVNKALSNEVRNREMRIQSNAKTAHEERAALIGHINKMVEKHKPQKAKSTSNLGCVPVKLPPIKKPHPPTEQQQHFLSSELRRLSS, from the exons ATGGagaaaacaatgaagaaaacaaTGAGGAAATCAATGGAGAAATCAATGAAGAAGCCAATGGAGCAACCAATGatagaaggaaagaaagaggaagttgTTCCAGTCAAAATCCTTGAATGGCAAGTGGACAGACAACTATCACTCCatgaaaaggacagaaaattCTGGCTGAATGAAGTGGAGGCCAAAAGCAAAAGAATAGACGTTCTTGAGGCTAAAGTCTCAGCTCTAGAAAAGGAATTGGCGACTTCCAACAAAGACAGGGACGAGTTTGAAGAACAGTTAAAGATCACCCAAAAGCACGTTAAAGCCCTTTTAAAAAACGCTACTGTcactgatgaaaaaaacaagcatgaaGAGAAAAGGCTGAATAAATCTCTGGCAGGACTTCAAAAGCAGTTGACTGTTACGCGGGAACGTTATGAGAAAACTATTAAAGACCTGACAGAGCAGCATGAAAAGAGGGAAGCCAGCATGCAAGCAAAGTTCCAGAAGAGACAGGCACTTTATGAAGATGAAACAAATAGGAAGATGCAAGAAGATATGGAAAAACATCAGTCCGAGGTGGAAAATTTGAAGGACGCGAACAATAAGTGTGAGCGggaaattaaacaattaaatcaGTTATTAGATGTCATAGACAAAAGGCATGAAGAGGCTTTTCAGAAACAAGAGGACAGACAACAGAAGGAGACGGAGACAGTCAAAGCTAAACATTTCAAAGACTGCATAGCATTGAAAGTGAAGATAATGTCGCTGGTTGAGAAAATCAAAGAACTAGAGAATAGGGAAGATCTGACTCGTAAATTGAATGCAGCGCATGAGGctattcaaaattcaaaatacatcattaaaaagaaaaatcaggaGATAGAACGTTTAATTTCGGAAAAGAAAGAAGCACAAGAGAACTTTTCTAGCGAAAGGGACAACAATGCTGTCCTACAAGCAACATTAAACGACCTGCAGGAGAAACACGACTCTCTGAAGACCATGCTAACGTACGAGCAGACGATGCTGAAAGACACAAGAGAAGACCTCAATGGGGCCAGACAAAAAAATCGCATCTTAAATGATCAAAACCAGCTCCTCCGTTACAAAGTGGCGGCCCATGAACCACAGCTTGAAAAGACTAAATTTACGACGAAAGATCTGCAGACGTATCAGCTACGATTCAAGGAGGATTTACAGGCATGCTTACCTTTTCTCGATAAGCCCAAGAAATTAAGAAACAGAGTCATTCTCCTCAAAAGATGCTACTTAGACGGCGATGATAGACTGCCAATGGATGAAAACACTCGATTGGCCTATCAAC ATCAGATTGACTGTTTAAAGAAAAAGCTTGCTAGCACTCTAGAGGTCAACAAGGCTCTCTCCAACGAAGTAAGAAATCGTGAAATGCGGATACAGAGCAATGCTAAAACTGCACACGAGGAAAGGGCTGCTTTAATTggacatataaataaaatggttgAGAAGCACAAACCACAGAAAGCAAAATCAACCAGTAACCTAGGCTGTGTCCCAGTTAAATTGCCACCTATTAAAAAGCCTCATCCTCctacagaacagcagcagcacttttTAAGCTCAGAGCTCAGACGGCTCAGCAGTTAG
- the LOC122984421 gene encoding myosin-13-like isoform X2 has product MEKTMKKTMRKSMEKSMKKPMEQPMIEGKKEEVVPVKILEWQVDRQLSLHEKDRKFWLNEVEAKSKRIDVLEAKVSALEKELATSNKDRDEFEEQLKITQKHVKALLKNATVTDEKNKHEEKRLNKSLAGLQKQLTVTRERYEKTIKDLTEQHEKREASMQAKFQKRQALYEDETNRKMQEDMEKHQSEVENLKDANNKCEREIKQLNQLLDVIDKRHEEAFQKQEDRQQKETETVKAKHFKDCIALKVKIMSLVEKIKELENREDLTRKLNAAHEAIQNSKYIIKKKNQEIERLISEKKEAQENFSSERDNNAVLQATLNDLQEKHDSLKTMLTYEQTMLKDTREDLNGARQKNRILNDQNQLLRYKVAAHEPQLEKTKFTTKDLQTYQLRFKEDLQACLPFLDKPKKLRNRVILLKRCYLDGDDRLPMDENTRLAYQHQIDCLKKKLASTLEVNKALSNEKPQKGGAGHLRRYRLWKRH; this is encoded by the exons ATGGagaaaacaatgaagaaaacaaTGAGGAAATCAATGGAGAAATCAATGAAGAAGCCAATGGAGCAACCAATGatagaaggaaagaaagaggaagttgTTCCAGTCAAAATCCTTGAATGGCAAGTGGACAGACAACTATCACTCCatgaaaaggacagaaaattCTGGCTGAATGAAGTGGAGGCCAAAAGCAAAAGAATAGACGTTCTTGAGGCTAAAGTCTCAGCTCTAGAAAAGGAATTGGCGACTTCCAACAAAGACAGGGACGAGTTTGAAGAACAGTTAAAGATCACCCAAAAGCACGTTAAAGCCCTTTTAAAAAACGCTACTGTcactgatgaaaaaaacaagcatgaaGAGAAAAGGCTGAATAAATCTCTGGCAGGACTTCAAAAGCAGTTGACTGTTACGCGGGAACGTTATGAGAAAACTATTAAAGACCTGACAGAGCAGCATGAAAAGAGGGAAGCCAGCATGCAAGCAAAGTTCCAGAAGAGACAGGCACTTTATGAAGATGAAACAAATAGGAAGATGCAAGAAGATATGGAAAAACATCAGTCCGAGGTGGAAAATTTGAAGGACGCGAACAATAAGTGTGAGCGggaaattaaacaattaaatcaGTTATTAGATGTCATAGACAAAAGGCATGAAGAGGCTTTTCAGAAACAAGAGGACAGACAACAGAAGGAGACGGAGACAGTCAAAGCTAAACATTTCAAAGACTGCATAGCATTGAAAGTGAAGATAATGTCGCTGGTTGAGAAAATCAAAGAACTAGAGAATAGGGAAGATCTGACTCGTAAATTGAATGCAGCGCATGAGGctattcaaaattcaaaatacatcattaaaaagaaaaatcaggaGATAGAACGTTTAATTTCGGAAAAGAAAGAAGCACAAGAGAACTTTTCTAGCGAAAGGGACAACAATGCTGTCCTACAAGCAACATTAAACGACCTGCAGGAGAAACACGACTCTCTGAAGACCATGCTAACGTACGAGCAGACGATGCTGAAAGACACAAGAGAAGACCTCAATGGGGCCAGACAAAAAAATCGCATCTTAAATGATCAAAACCAGCTCCTCCGTTACAAAGTGGCGGCCCATGAACCACAGCTTGAAAAGACTAAATTTACGACGAAAGATCTGCAGACGTATCAGCTACGATTCAAGGAGGATTTACAGGCATGCTTACCTTTTCTCGATAAGCCCAAGAAATTAAGAAACAGAGTCATTCTCCTCAAAAGATGCTACTTAGACGGCGATGATAGACTGCCAATGGATGAAAACACTCGATTGGCCTATCAAC ATCAGATTGACTGTTTAAAGAAAAAGCTTGCTAGCACTCTAGAGGTCAACAAGGCTCTCTCCAACGAA AAACCTCAAAAAGGAGGAGCTGGTCACCTGAGGAGGTACAGGCTGTGGAAAAGACACTAA